In Rhodanobacteraceae bacterium, a single window of DNA contains:
- a CDS encoding response regulator: protein MKSAHILIVEDEAKIASLLRDFLSSEGHRVSVLSEGTEVIAWIREQNPDLVLLDLMLPGRDGLSICRELRTFSTVPVIMITARVEEIDRLLGLDLGADDYICKPFSLREVVVRVRGLLRRASAGSAAETEFMLDPVRFEASFRGQRLTLTVGEFRLLYVLVEQPGRVYSRAQLLDLLYLDHRVVTDRTVDTHIKNLRRKLQEVAPEADPIQTVYGAGYKYAIQVTGNSDRS, encoded by the coding sequence ATGAAAAGCGCTCACATCCTGATCGTCGAAGACGAAGCCAAGATTGCCTCGCTGTTGCGCGATTTTCTGAGCAGCGAGGGCCATCGCGTTAGTGTGCTCAGCGAAGGCACTGAGGTCATCGCCTGGATCCGCGAGCAGAATCCCGATCTGGTGCTGCTCGACCTGATGCTGCCGGGACGCGATGGTTTGTCGATCTGCCGCGAGCTGCGGACCTTTTCCACCGTGCCGGTGATCATGATCACCGCCCGCGTCGAGGAGATCGACCGCCTGCTGGGGCTGGATCTGGGCGCTGACGACTACATCTGCAAACCCTTCAGTCTGCGTGAGGTTGTGGTGCGGGTTCGCGGGCTGTTGCGCCGGGCGTCTGCTGGATCGGCAGCCGAAACCGAATTCATGCTCGACCCTGTGCGTTTCGAGGCCAGTTTCCGCGGGCAGCGACTGACACTGACCGTCGGCGAATTCCGATTGCTGTATGTACTGGTTGAGCAGCCGGGGCGGGTCTACAGCCGGGCGCAACTGCTGGATCTGCTGTACCTCGATCATCGTGTCGTCACCGACCGCACGGTTGACACCCACATCAAGAATCTGCGGCGCAAGCTGCAGGAAGTCGCGCCGGAGGCCGATCCGATACAGACCGTGTATGGAGCCGGCTACAAGTACGCGATCCAGGTGACTGGAAATAGCGATCGCAGTTGA
- a CDS encoding HAMP domain-containing protein produces MRLRVWQRLFLVLTALVLGSQLLTLWAQQRVFGHGLLDYVNGLDRSRAEAVVEQLSALYLREGSFESLAGTQGRFRRQVLRAVAGSAAEGEAPMEAPARQRDGRRPPRAERSPGAGPIRPPPPKSSAIDFFARLKLQDGQGRDIAGNLRLAGGEALAVAVNGAVVGHLVLAALPQLNDAADLAFARQQTQAMTLTAIGVVALALPLSLLLARQFTRPLRSVVKAAHALAAGNDAPPVEVRGRDELAELARDFNRLSELQARNRHLRQQWMADVSHELRTPLTVIRGELEALTCGVRAPDADALRSLSAEAEQLSALIDDLFQLSLADLGALEYRFDTIDLRELLGDAVAAHQRALDEAGLAVSLSAGPERLPVRADPRRLRQLCDNLLVNACRYSDRGGRIEVCASREGGWARLRIDDTPPGVEPEQLEQLFERFFRVERSRSRAGGGAGLGLAICKAIAEAHGARIEASASPLGGLRVELSIPLEPA; encoded by the coding sequence ATGCGACTGCGCGTATGGCAACGTCTGTTCCTGGTGCTGACGGCGCTGGTGCTCGGCAGCCAGCTGCTGACTCTGTGGGCGCAGCAGCGGGTGTTTGGACATGGCCTGCTCGATTACGTCAATGGTCTGGACCGGAGCCGGGCAGAGGCCGTGGTCGAGCAGCTCTCGGCTTTGTACCTGCGAGAGGGCAGCTTCGAATCGCTTGCGGGCACCCAGGGACGTTTTCGCCGTCAGGTACTGCGTGCGGTAGCGGGCAGCGCGGCGGAGGGCGAAGCCCCGATGGAAGCACCCGCGCGGCAACGCGATGGCCGCCGGCCGCCGCGGGCTGAGCGTTCGCCAGGGGCCGGGCCAATCCGTCCGCCACCGCCGAAGTCCAGCGCCATCGATTTCTTCGCCCGACTCAAATTGCAGGATGGACAGGGCCGTGACATCGCCGGAAATCTGCGCCTTGCAGGCGGAGAAGCGCTCGCTGTCGCAGTGAATGGAGCCGTGGTCGGACACCTGGTACTGGCCGCTCTGCCGCAGCTCAACGACGCTGCCGATCTGGCCTTTGCCCGGCAGCAGACTCAGGCCATGACGCTGACGGCCATCGGCGTCGTGGCGCTGGCCCTGCCGCTGTCGCTGCTGCTGGCGCGGCAGTTCACGCGTCCGCTGCGATCGGTGGTCAAGGCCGCGCATGCGCTGGCAGCCGGGAATGACGCGCCGCCGGTCGAGGTGCGCGGGCGCGACGAGCTGGCCGAGCTGGCCCGGGACTTCAACCGGCTGTCTGAACTGCAGGCGCGCAACCGCCATCTGCGTCAGCAGTGGATGGCCGATGTCTCCCACGAGCTGCGCACGCCGCTGACGGTCATCCGTGGCGAGCTCGAAGCGCTGACCTGCGGCGTGCGCGCGCCTGATGCCGATGCGCTGCGCTCGCTGAGCGCCGAGGCCGAGCAGCTGTCGGCGCTGATCGATGATTTGTTTCAGCTTAGTCTGGCCGATCTTGGTGCGCTGGAATATCGCTTCGATACCATTGACCTGCGGGAACTGCTGGGTGATGCCGTGGCCGCGCACCAGCGTGCCCTGGACGAAGCCGGGCTTGCCGTGTCCTTGAGCGCGGGGCCGGAACGGCTGCCGGTGCGCGCCGATCCCAGGCGCTTGCGACAACTCTGCGACAACCTGCTGGTCAACGCTTGTCGCTACAGCGATCGTGGCGGCCGCATCGAAGTGTGCGCCAGTCGCGAGGGCGGCTGGGCCCGGCTGCGCATCGACGACACGCCGCCGGGCGTGGAGCCTGAGCAACTCGAACAACTGTTCGAGCGCTTTTTTCGAGTCGAGCGTTCGCGCAGCCGTGCCGGCGGCGGCGCCGGACTGGGACTGGCCATCTGCAAGGCCATCGCCGAAGCACATGGCGCGCGTATCGAAGCCTCCGCCTCGCCGCTGGGCGGGCTGCGCGTGGAGCTGAGCATTCCGCTGGAGCCTGCCTGA
- a CDS encoding DUF1996 domain-containing protein produces the protein MKSLWILPGCLLLLTASLAQAQSAPVTVLVHEPANTSSDDYARFEFSAGAVQGYECALDDAAFAPCSSPHTLLALAQGSHRFAVRAYTLDGQRGPAITHSWTVTSVYAGANSDLIPTTQQPAAAAPNSWRGIFRINCAFAHSAYDDPIVFPGQAYAAHQHSFYGFLGLSYATTIESLYAAEDVHDGHVSSCQGNRLNRSAYWVPTLLAPLYTNGERALDERGQPAWTVVPAVVGNDEEAHEVFYYSAGIDDLSAIQPIPTGLRMIAGDMRVMPGGTPQSSSIVRWHCQSWNSSDAGNPRWSATIPECVAPDRLRFDIFFPSCWNGVDLDSADHKSHLAYPITVGQTTLCPDTHPVPILRVSYHYAFGVRPENADPTTRSSRGWRLASDMYTVTATDAGGLSLHGDWMNGWHHEVLQTVLDSCVKRGLDCHDGNLANGYRLSGTTDGRGDLPDVIAEGLGPKHMTTAAPTRGLWWDRSRPGHGFDLQRADDQYALILYTYGGDGAPLWYLGTAAMLGQAFAPELHRYDYALTRAPRQRSLPDSATLLTLRFDNAASHPSCRDGTDRSDASELAVLDLVIDQRRVSWCVEPIQYAQAAALPDYTGLWFSPDDAGWGLSLATGANPGAVVAAAVLYAYDNDGQGRWLIGSTQATAAGLLPAIELTGFSGPCPGCPTTPLQSFAAGTLQLHLSDSAAASSIDVHALMRATDATRWARQATPISRLSD, from the coding sequence ATGAAAAGCCTGTGGATTCTGCCTGGCTGCCTGCTGCTCCTGACCGCCAGCCTGGCCCAGGCGCAGTCGGCGCCGGTTACCGTGCTCGTGCATGAGCCGGCCAACACCAGCAGCGACGACTACGCCCGCTTCGAGTTCAGCGCCGGCGCTGTGCAGGGCTACGAGTGCGCGCTCGATGATGCCGCGTTCGCCCCTTGCAGCAGCCCGCATACGCTGCTGGCGCTGGCGCAGGGCAGCCACCGTTTCGCCGTGCGTGCCTATACCCTGGACGGTCAGCGCGGACCGGCCATCACCCACAGCTGGACGGTCACCAGCGTGTATGCCGGCGCCAACAGTGATCTGATTCCCACCACGCAACAACCCGCCGCTGCAGCGCCCAACAGCTGGCGCGGCATCTTCCGCATCAACTGCGCCTTTGCCCACAGTGCCTACGACGATCCGATCGTGTTTCCGGGCCAGGCCTATGCCGCCCACCAGCACAGTTTCTACGGTTTTCTGGGTCTCAGCTACGCCACCACCATCGAGTCGCTGTACGCCGCCGAGGACGTTCACGATGGCCACGTATCCAGCTGCCAGGGCAACCGCCTGAATCGCAGCGCCTACTGGGTACCGACCCTGCTGGCGCCGCTGTACACCAACGGCGAGCGCGCACTTGACGAGCGCGGCCAGCCGGCCTGGACTGTGGTCCCGGCGGTGGTCGGCAATGACGAGGAGGCGCACGAGGTCTTCTACTACTCCGCCGGCATCGACGATCTCAGCGCGATCCAGCCGATCCCGACCGGCCTGCGCATGATTGCCGGCGACATGCGGGTGATGCCGGGCGGCACGCCGCAATCAAGCAGCATCGTGCGCTGGCACTGCCAGTCCTGGAACTCCAGTGATGCCGGAAATCCGCGCTGGTCGGCGACCATTCCCGAATGCGTGGCGCCAGACCGGCTGCGCTTCGACATCTTCTTCCCCAGCTGCTGGAACGGTGTCGATCTCGACAGCGCTGACCACAAGAGCCACCTTGCCTATCCAATCACCGTCGGGCAGACCACGCTCTGCCCTGACACGCATCCGGTGCCGATCCTGCGCGTGAGCTATCACTATGCCTTTGGCGTGCGCCCCGAGAACGCCGATCCGACCACCCGCAGCTCGCGTGGCTGGCGACTGGCGTCGGATATGTACACGGTGACGGCCACCGACGCCGGCGGCCTGTCGCTGCACGGCGACTGGATGAACGGTTGGCACCATGAAGTGCTGCAGACCGTGCTCGATTCCTGCGTCAAGCGCGGTCTCGACTGCCACGACGGCAACCTGGCCAACGGCTATCGACTGTCCGGAACCACCGACGGCAGGGGAGATCTCCCCGACGTCATCGCGGAGGGCCTGGGGCCCAAGCATATGACCACCGCTGCACCCACACGCGGCTTGTGGTGGGACCGTTCGCGGCCAGGGCACGGCTTCGATCTGCAACGGGCCGACGATCAGTACGCGCTGATCCTGTACACCTACGGCGGCGATGGCGCCCCGCTGTGGTACCTCGGTACGGCCGCGATGCTGGGTCAGGCATTCGCGCCGGAACTGCACCGTTACGATTACGCGCTGACCCGTGCGCCGAGGCAGCGCTCACTGCCGGACAGCGCCACGCTGCTGACGCTGCGTTTCGACAACGCGGCATCTCATCCCAGTTGCCGCGACGGCACCGATCGCAGCGATGCCAGCGAACTGGCGGTGCTGGACCTGGTGATCGACCAACGCCGGGTGAGCTGGTGCGTCGAGCCCATCCAATATGCTCAGGCAGCGGCACTACCCGATTACACCGGGCTGTGGTTCAGTCCGGACGACGCCGGCTGGGGCTTGTCGCTGGCCACCGGCGCCAATCCCGGCGCCGTGGTCGCGGCCGCCGTGCTCTACGCCTACGACAACGACGGTCAGGGACGCTGGCTGATCGGCAGCACCCAGGCCACTGCAGCCGGCCTGCTTCCGGCCATCGAACTGACCGGCTTCAGCGGGCCGTGTCCGGGCTGCCCGACCACGCCGCTGCAGTCCTTTGCCGCGGGAACGCTGCAGTTGCATCTGTCTGATTCGGCCGCGGCCAGCAGCATCGACGTCCATGCCCTGATGCGAGCCACGGACGCCACCCGCTGGGCCCGGCAAGCGACGCCCATCTCGCGCCTGAGCGACTGA